One part of the Ignavibacteriales bacterium genome encodes these proteins:
- the ndk gene encoding nucleoside-diphosphate kinase, which translates to MSVERSLAILKPDCVRKNLQGEVIARIQKAGFKVLGMKQLRLTKETAGAFYAVHKGRPFYDGLVEFMSSGACMPIALEKENAVADFRMLIGATDPKDAAEGTIRKLFADNKGENIVHGSDSAENGKIEVAFFFSERELV; encoded by the coding sequence ATGTCCGTTGAACGATCACTTGCAATTCTCAAACCAGACTGTGTTAGGAAGAACCTTCAGGGCGAAGTTATTGCCCGCATTCAGAAAGCCGGATTCAAGGTCCTCGGCATGAAACAGCTCCGCCTGACGAAAGAGACCGCGGGGGCTTTTTACGCCGTGCACAAAGGCCGCCCCTTCTACGACGGATTGGTGGAATTCATGTCCAGCGGTGCTTGCATGCCCATCGCACTCGAAAAAGAAAACGCTGTCGCCGATTTCCGCATGCTGATCGGAGCCACAGATCCGAAGGATGCTGCCGAAGGTACGATCAGGAAATTGTTCGCCGACAACAAGGGCGAGAACATCGTCCATGGGTCTGACTCGGCCGAAAACGGGAAGATCGAAGTAGCATTCTTTTTCTCCGAGCGTGAGCTTGTCTGA
- a CDS encoding T9SS type A sorting domain-containing protein, protein MKLFSNRWFSLLLVLLIASYQGNASLLTAKSVSGFAGTPGAAKLGNKTELPAFSINDVRLSEGNSGTTSFTFRITLSSASNDLVVVHYATSPGTASEGGDYNPVSEDLNFYAGETTHDITVFVNGDVDFETDDTFSVVLTTSSTNATLGRSTGIGTIVNDDASGSSVTASINDASVTEGDAGTKPMLFTVSLSNVNAATFPSTGVKVNYETVAGTAVAGSDYTYTKGTLTIDKNSGYVGRFSVPIVGDMTNEPQEKFLVRITSADVVCAVSEGTGTIDDNDPIPPTISISNVPSVTEGNAGTTPVAFALTLSNPSSQVVTVSYSISGNGTAIAGTDYVDQNSEISFQAGEVNKIITVEVIGNTKYEPNKSLSLNCSVSNATPSSIQGTVLVTNDDQCPVIVVSPASVPQGAVGSAYNVVFVANGGTTPYTYSITGTLPAGLTFNNGNVTGVPTAGGANFSFAVTAKDANGCEGKSTYLFGVQDIPSISISGVSVAERNCEYANAVLTVTLSAASTKTVSVKYATADGTAKAACDYVAASGTVTFAPGTTSINITVKVKGDRTKETNESFSVILSGPVNGLLGTSAGVVTIVNDDGLPKAWISSERMDEGNTGSKSMVFNVRLQKKSSAPVTIDFAAVDGTAKAGSDYTATSGKLSFAAGETEKTIPVTISGDVLYEPDESFTVRLSNPTGATIQDGTGTGTIENDDSKPVLSIGNASVKEGNTGKIPATFTVSLSKPSSETVTVYYATENGSACSPSDYVATSGKLIFNPGETSKSIIVSVNGDAVSEKDEDFVVRLSKADNASLCDERGTGVIQNDDAPSIACRFDDLINYVRGLAADGFQKPCEKSRSDLIDKLSDANCAFQRGSNKTAQAYLKDALNRICATGSSGWVAKDPVRQDLSPRVLDICTGLDQNGSMAASNEQVSESAEDVVSSTSVEFGLAQNYPNPFNPTTTIQYSLREPSMVTLKVYDMIGREVASLVEEYQGAGRHSVQFNGERLTSGTYIYRFQAGSFREVKKLVLMK, encoded by the coding sequence ATGAAATTGTTTTCGAACAGATGGTTTTCTCTTCTTCTTGTTCTCCTGATCGCATCTTACCAGGGGAATGCATCTCTGCTCACCGCCAAGTCAGTGTCGGGGTTTGCTGGAACGCCCGGCGCGGCCAAGCTCGGGAATAAGACAGAACTTCCGGCCTTCTCCATCAACGATGTGAGATTGAGCGAAGGAAATTCCGGCACGACCTCTTTCACCTTCAGAATCACCCTGTCGTCTGCGAGCAATGATCTCGTCGTTGTTCACTACGCCACGAGCCCTGGAACTGCTTCCGAGGGTGGAGACTACAACCCGGTTTCTGAGGACCTCAATTTTTACGCGGGCGAAACCACTCACGATATCACCGTGTTTGTGAACGGCGATGTGGACTTTGAAACTGACGACACATTCAGTGTCGTGCTTACAACTAGCTCGACGAACGCGACCTTAGGACGAAGCACCGGCATTGGGACTATTGTCAATGACGACGCCAGTGGATCTTCGGTAACGGCGAGCATCAACGATGCGTCGGTGACAGAAGGCGACGCTGGTACAAAGCCTATGCTTTTCACAGTCAGTCTTAGCAATGTCAACGCCGCCACTTTTCCCTCGACGGGTGTAAAGGTGAATTATGAGACCGTGGCCGGTACAGCTGTCGCTGGAAGCGATTATACCTACACGAAAGGCACGTTGACCATCGACAAGAACTCGGGTTATGTCGGAAGATTCAGCGTCCCCATTGTTGGTGACATGACGAATGAGCCACAGGAGAAATTCCTGGTCAGGATCACTTCAGCCGACGTTGTTTGCGCGGTGAGTGAGGGAACCGGTACCATTGACGATAATGATCCCATACCGCCGACGATTTCGATCAGCAATGTTCCCAGTGTAACGGAAGGTAATGCGGGGACAACACCCGTGGCCTTCGCGCTCACACTCTCGAATCCGAGTTCCCAGGTTGTCACGGTCTCGTACTCGATAAGCGGCAATGGGACCGCCATCGCCGGTACTGATTATGTCGATCAGAATAGTGAGATTTCGTTTCAGGCGGGAGAGGTGAACAAGATCATCACCGTCGAAGTCATCGGAAACACAAAGTACGAACCGAACAAGTCGTTGTCGCTGAATTGCAGCGTTTCCAATGCCACACCGTCGTCGATACAGGGAACGGTCCTTGTCACCAATGATGACCAATGCCCCGTTATCGTCGTAAGCCCGGCTTCAGTTCCGCAGGGCGCTGTTGGCAGCGCATACAATGTGGTGTTCGTCGCCAATGGCGGCACAACCCCTTATACGTATTCGATAACCGGGACCCTTCCGGCCGGACTGACATTCAACAACGGGAATGTGACCGGAGTGCCTACCGCCGGCGGTGCCAATTTCAGTTTTGCGGTCACGGCCAAAGACGCAAACGGATGCGAAGGAAAGTCAACGTATCTCTTCGGCGTCCAGGATATCCCTTCGATTTCAATCAGCGGTGTCTCTGTAGCCGAAAGAAACTGTGAATACGCTAACGCGGTGTTGACAGTAACTCTTTCCGCCGCGAGCACGAAGACCGTCTCTGTGAAGTACGCCACGGCGGATGGGACGGCAAAGGCCGCTTGCGACTATGTGGCGGCGAGCGGCACTGTGACATTTGCCCCTGGTACAACATCAATAAACATCACAGTGAAGGTCAAGGGGGACAGAACGAAGGAAACTAATGAATCGTTCTCTGTGATTCTCTCCGGCCCGGTGAACGGACTCCTGGGAACTTCGGCCGGAGTTGTCACAATCGTTAACGACGATGGTTTGCCAAAGGCCTGGATCTCCAGCGAGCGCATGGACGAAGGGAACACCGGCAGCAAGTCGATGGTGTTTAACGTCAGACTTCAGAAGAAATCCTCCGCTCCTGTGACAATCGATTTTGCAGCGGTAGATGGCACCGCAAAAGCGGGAAGCGACTATACGGCGACCAGCGGGAAACTGTCGTTCGCAGCGGGCGAGACAGAAAAGACAATACCTGTTACAATATCCGGTGATGTGCTTTATGAGCCTGACGAATCATTCACGGTCCGCCTCTCAAACCCGACAGGAGCAACCATTCAGGACGGGACGGGGACCGGCACAATCGAAAATGATGACTCGAAACCGGTTCTCTCCATCGGCAACGCGTCGGTCAAAGAAGGGAACACTGGAAAGATCCCGGCAACATTCACGGTGAGTCTCTCCAAACCAAGCAGCGAAACTGTGACGGTCTACTATGCTACGGAGAACGGGTCGGCGTGTTCGCCGAGCGACTACGTCGCGACGTCTGGTAAGCTGATCTTCAATCCCGGGGAAACTTCCAAGTCGATCATCGTCTCCGTCAACGGTGATGCGGTATCTGAGAAGGATGAGGACTTTGTGGTCCGACTCTCGAAGGCTGACAACGCAAGCCTATGCGATGAGAGAGGGACGGGAGTGATCCAGAATGACGACGCTCCTTCCATCGCTTGCCGGTTTGACGATCTGATCAATTATGTCAGGGGCCTGGCTGCTGACGGATTTCAAAAGCCCTGTGAGAAGAGCCGTTCGGATCTGATCGACAAGCTCAGCGATGCAAATTGTGCTTTCCAGCGCGGGAGCAACAAGACCGCTCAGGCCTATCTGAAGGATGCTCTCAACCGTATCTGCGCGACGGGGAGCAGCGGATGGGTCGCGAAGGATCCCGTACGGCAGGATCTGTCCCCGCGGGTTCTCGACATTTGCACGGGCCTCGATCAAAACGGTTCGATGGCTGCGAGTAATGAACAAGTCTCCGAGTCTGCTGAAGACGTTGTGTCTTCTACCTCTGTGGAGTTCGGGCTTGCACAGAACTATCCCAACCCCTTCAATCCGACGACGACGATCCAGTACAGCCTCCGCGAGCCTTCGATGGTCACCTTGAAGGTGTATGACATGATTGGACGCGAAGTGGCAAGTCTGGTTGAGGAATATCAGGGAGCGGGACGACATAGCGTGCAGTTCAACGGCGAGCGCCTGACGAGCGGAACGTACATCTATCGTTTCCAGGCAGGCAGTTTCAGGGAAGTGAAGAAGCTGGTTCTGATGAAGTAA
- a CDS encoding glycoside hydrolase family 3 C-terminal domain-containing protein, producing the protein MKKIALSFLLLAATATLQSQLQPVDNSWVEKTLKSMTLDEKIGQLFIPAQTSPERTLEWIQKYNIGGIWFARVEAKKIVENLNTFQRVSKYPLLVTVDFEKGAGTYVDGATDLPINMALGASRNPQLVYEAAKLTAKEARALGVHLNYAPVLDVNNNPRNPVINTRSYGEDPKLVATMAVAAIRGYQENGLLATAKHFPGHGNTGTDTHANIGVIAGSPKEVESVELYPYKQVFRLAKPSSVMSAHLWIQSIDLDTIPATLSGNVMTGLLRDRLKFDGLVLTDAMVMGGITTRYPFNVATVKALQAGCDIILFPGDLEIGINAVREALKSGGLTERRIDESVRRILRAKSKAGLQKHRITDIDRVGQLVGTTENYQIAKKIAAGCLTLAKDDATLIPLKASKKVLVLTMSNKEGNSMVSRGLVTFPDEVRKHAPGSTELRLSDSLRADEIEKALELARQADVVIVAAYVKIVLSSGTVELPATHTAFLQRLIKSNQNLALVSFGNPYIGGSVPEIPTYICAYDNAKALQETAAEALFGKAHFRGKLPVTISETMRFGMGLVR; encoded by the coding sequence ATGAAGAAGATCGCACTGTCGTTTCTCCTCCTGGCTGCCACGGCCACACTTCAATCGCAGCTTCAGCCCGTAGACAATTCGTGGGTCGAAAAGACCCTCAAGTCGATGACGCTGGACGAAAAGATCGGGCAACTATTTATTCCCGCCCAAACCTCACCCGAACGGACACTGGAGTGGATACAGAAGTACAACATCGGGGGAATATGGTTTGCGAGAGTTGAGGCGAAGAAGATCGTTGAGAACCTGAACACGTTCCAGCGGGTTTCGAAGTATCCTCTTCTCGTGACTGTGGATTTCGAGAAAGGGGCCGGAACCTACGTCGATGGTGCCACCGATTTACCGATTAACATGGCCCTGGGCGCTTCGCGCAATCCACAATTGGTCTATGAGGCCGCAAAGCTGACCGCCAAAGAAGCTCGTGCCCTGGGCGTGCACCTGAACTACGCTCCGGTGCTCGACGTCAACAACAATCCCAGGAACCCGGTCATCAATACCCGTTCATACGGTGAGGATCCAAAGCTGGTGGCGACCATGGCTGTGGCAGCCATCAGAGGGTATCAGGAAAACGGGCTTCTCGCCACTGCAAAGCACTTCCCTGGTCACGGCAACACCGGGACAGATACTCATGCCAACATCGGTGTCATCGCGGGCTCGCCCAAGGAAGTCGAATCCGTTGAGCTCTATCCGTACAAGCAAGTCTTCCGGCTGGCGAAACCCTCCAGCGTGATGAGCGCTCACTTATGGATCCAGTCGATCGACCTTGACACCATCCCGGCAACTCTTTCCGGGAATGTGATGACGGGTTTGTTACGCGACAGGCTGAAATTCGATGGACTCGTACTGACCGACGCGATGGTCATGGGAGGCATCACGACCCGTTACCCGTTCAATGTGGCTACTGTCAAAGCTCTCCAGGCCGGATGCGATATCATACTATTCCCGGGTGATCTCGAAATCGGGATCAATGCTGTTCGGGAGGCACTCAAGAGCGGCGGACTCACGGAACGACGAATCGATGAATCCGTTCGAAGGATTCTGCGCGCAAAATCGAAAGCCGGACTTCAGAAGCACCGCATCACAGACATTGACAGGGTTGGGCAACTTGTAGGAACGACCGAGAATTATCAGATCGCGAAAAAGATCGCTGCCGGGTGCCTGACGCTTGCGAAGGATGATGCAACACTCATCCCCCTGAAGGCATCGAAGAAGGTGCTCGTCCTGACGATGAGCAATAAGGAAGGGAACTCGATGGTTTCGCGCGGACTTGTCACATTTCCGGACGAAGTGCGCAAGCATGCTCCGGGCTCGACGGAACTGAGGCTGAGCGATTCACTCAGGGCAGATGAGATCGAAAAGGCGCTGGAGCTTGCGCGGCAGGCGGATGTGGTCATTGTTGCAGCCTACGTCAAGATCGTCCTCAGCAGCGGGACCGTGGAACTTCCTGCGACGCACACTGCGTTCCTGCAGCGGCTCATCAAAAGCAATCAAAACCTGGCGTTGGTTTCATTCGGCAATCCGTACATCGGGGGGTCGGTGCCGGAAATCCCCACGTACATTTGCGCCTACGACAACGCAAAAGCCCTTCAGGAAACCGCTGCGGAGGCGTTGTTTGGAAAGGCTCACTTCAGAGGCAAGCTACCGGTGACAATCTCGGAGACGATGAGGTTTGGAATGGGATTAGTGCGTTGA
- a CDS encoding DUF1343 domain-containing protein has protein sequence MIRPRFLFLVLCLAAATLVGQVKTGADLLFEKHFKLIEGKRVGLVTNHSAMLSNGKHLADALTEDKRTKLVALFGPEHGVRGDAPAGAQIDNDVDKKTGVRVYSLYGKINKPTPEMLKDVDVLIYDIQDVGVRFYTYISTLSYAMEAAAEANIPYIVLDRPNPIRGTWVEGFNRDDSLRSFVGLHPIVIAHGMTVGELATMYNNEKWMKDGVKAKLTVVKMEGWKRSMWYDETGLKIWVAPSPNLPTLKSTIVYPGTCFFEGVNISEGRGSDLPFEYIGAPYIDAMKWAIALNKCNLPGVRFEPTEFTPKSREGLVLHPKYEGVHCNGVWVMITDRDKLEPVKVGVYMLATAKKLFADSVKWRRSINRLAGTPKMIAAIDADVPPEKIVEMWKDDVEKFKKIRAKHLLY, from the coding sequence ATGATACGACCAAGGTTTCTCTTTCTGGTCCTCTGTCTCGCCGCGGCCACGCTGGTTGGCCAGGTCAAGACCGGGGCCGACCTGCTGTTCGAAAAACACTTTAAGCTGATTGAAGGAAAGCGAGTCGGACTGGTTACGAATCACTCCGCCATGCTCTCGAACGGAAAGCATCTCGCCGATGCTCTCACCGAGGACAAGCGGACGAAGCTCGTGGCCCTCTTCGGACCTGAGCATGGCGTCCGCGGTGATGCTCCGGCCGGCGCGCAAATCGACAACGATGTGGACAAGAAGACCGGCGTGCGCGTCTACTCGCTCTACGGCAAGATCAACAAGCCGACTCCCGAGATGCTGAAGGACGTGGATGTGCTCATCTACGATATCCAGGATGTCGGTGTTCGTTTCTATACCTATATCAGCACACTCTCGTACGCGATGGAAGCGGCGGCCGAGGCGAATATCCCCTACATCGTCCTGGATCGGCCGAACCCGATTCGCGGGACGTGGGTTGAAGGATTCAACCGTGATGATTCGCTCCGCTCGTTTGTCGGACTCCATCCCATCGTCATCGCCCATGGGATGACGGTTGGTGAGCTCGCAACGATGTATAACAACGAAAAGTGGATGAAGGATGGCGTGAAGGCGAAGCTGACCGTGGTGAAGATGGAAGGATGGAAACGATCGATGTGGTATGACGAGACCGGTTTGAAGATATGGGTCGCGCCTTCTCCGAACCTTCCAACGCTGAAGAGCACGATCGTGTATCCGGGAACGTGCTTTTTCGAAGGTGTCAATATTTCTGAAGGCCGCGGGTCGGACCTCCCGTTTGAGTACATCGGAGCGCCGTATATCGACGCGATGAAATGGGCGATAGCTCTGAATAAGTGCAACCTCCCCGGCGTGCGGTTCGAACCGACGGAATTCACCCCGAAAAGCCGGGAGGGGTTGGTGCTGCACCCGAAATATGAAGGAGTGCACTGCAATGGCGTCTGGGTCATGATTACTGACAGAGACAAACTTGAGCCTGTGAAAGTCGGAGTCTACATGCTCGCGACCGCGAAGAAGCTTTTCGCTGACAGCGTGAAGTGGAGACGTTCGATCAATCGCCTTGCTGGAACGCCAAAGATGATCGCCGCCATTGACGCCGACGTGCCTCCCGAAAAGATCGTCGAAATGTGGAAAGACGACGTCGAGAAGTTCAAGAAGATTCGGGCGAAGCATCTCCTGTACTGA
- a CDS encoding PLP-dependent aspartate aminotransferase family protein, with amino-acid sequence MTIRHHPRKKGTTMGFSTKAIHAGIEPDPFTGSLMTPIHLTSTFSQEEIGKNKGYAYSRVSNPTRTVLEKNIAALENGKEGLAFASGMAAEAAVFHLLKSGDHVIVSRNVYGGTYRIAKFVLEDYGLEFDFVDTSDLSAVKAAVKPNTKMLFIETPTNPTMEITDLRGAAKLCISRKLISVVDSTFATPYLQTPLDFGIDIVLHSATKYLNGHSDMLGGLVVLNDPKMTERLRFVQKSVGAILSPFEAWMCLRGIKTLAVRMARHDSNAMEVAHYLSHQRKVKKVHYPGLVSHPQHWLAQKQMRGFGGMISFDLGSLDRAKKFLKSVRLCALAESLGGVESLISHPATMTHASVPPTERERIGVTDGLVRISVGIEDIEDIIADLKQALAAL; translated from the coding sequence GTGACAATCCGTCACCATCCGCGAAAGAAAGGAACCACCATGGGGTTTTCCACGAAAGCAATCCACGCCGGCATCGAGCCCGATCCCTTCACCGGATCGCTTATGACACCGATTCACCTGACCTCCACTTTTTCCCAGGAGGAAATTGGCAAGAACAAGGGGTACGCATACTCCCGCGTGTCAAACCCCACCAGAACCGTCCTCGAGAAGAACATCGCGGCCCTCGAAAACGGCAAGGAGGGTCTGGCATTCGCCTCGGGGATGGCTGCTGAAGCTGCGGTCTTCCACTTGCTCAAATCGGGCGATCACGTCATCGTCTCGCGCAACGTTTATGGAGGGACGTACCGAATCGCCAAATTCGTCCTCGAGGACTATGGGCTGGAATTCGATTTCGTTGACACGAGCGATCTCAGCGCGGTAAAGGCCGCAGTGAAGCCCAACACGAAGATGCTTTTCATCGAGACTCCGACGAACCCGACGATGGAGATCACGGATCTCCGGGGGGCCGCAAAACTCTGCATTTCCAGAAAGCTGATTTCTGTGGTCGACAGCACGTTTGCGACCCCGTATCTGCAAACCCCCCTCGACTTCGGCATCGACATCGTTCTTCACAGCGCTACAAAATACCTGAACGGCCACAGCGACATGCTCGGAGGGCTTGTGGTTCTCAACGACCCGAAAATGACGGAGCGGCTCCGATTTGTTCAAAAATCCGTGGGAGCGATCCTGAGCCCGTTCGAGGCCTGGATGTGCCTCAGGGGGATCAAGACTCTCGCGGTCCGAATGGCGCGGCATGATTCCAACGCCATGGAGGTGGCACACTACCTTAGCCATCAGCGAAAAGTAAAGAAAGTGCACTACCCCGGGCTTGTTTCACATCCGCAGCACTGGCTGGCTCAAAAACAGATGCGGGGGTTCGGCGGGATGATTTCCTTCGACCTCGGGAGCCTTGATAGGGCAAAGAAGTTTCTGAAATCTGTCCGGCTGTGCGCTCTCGCGGAGAGTCTCGGCGGCGTCGAATCGCTCATCTCTCATCCGGCGACGATGACACACGCGTCCGTTCCACCGACGGAGCGAGAACGAATCGGCGTGACCGACGGACTTGTCAGAATCTCGGTCGGTATTGAAGACATCGAGGACATCATTGCAGACCTGAAACAAGCGCTGGCCGCGCTTTGA
- a CDS encoding PAS domain-containing protein, translating to MTQSQLLTELAQLRQRVAYLEAAEAKNKQTEEDLYHSRQMLQLVLDTIPQRVFWKDRNFSYLGCNKPFAKDADLTEPGEIVGKNDFELGWKEVAKLYRDDDDAVMTTGRPKLDFEEPQITPMGDQLWLRTTKVPLRDRDGTVIGILGTYEDITERKRTEDALLYERNLLRTLIDNLPDVIYVKDSACRKTIANRADIRNMGLQAEAEALGKDDYALYSMEVADKFFADDRSVIEHGEPVLNREEYFIDPAGQKHWLSTSKLPLRDAQGLVVGLMGIGRDITEQIRAEEALRNERNLLRAVVENMPDLFYFKDPLGRYVLNNRAHLRSMGVEHQEEVLGKFSASFHPPELARQYLEDEMEIVRTGQALLEKEELAVHKDTGEQRWHLTSKIPLKDSEGTTVGIVGISHDITEQKLAAAEREKLIRELQSALVDVKTLSGLVPICASCKKIRDDKGYWTQIEAYIQERTPAHFSHGICPDCVKILYPEYKPREKH from the coding sequence ATGACTCAGTCGCAACTCTTAACCGAACTGGCTCAGTTGCGCCAGCGGGTCGCTTACCTGGAGGCCGCAGAGGCGAAGAACAAGCAGACGGAGGAAGACCTTTATCATTCCCGCCAGATGCTCCAATTGGTCCTCGACACGATTCCGCAGCGCGTATTCTGGAAGGACCGCAACTTCTCCTACCTCGGCTGCAACAAACCTTTCGCGAAAGATGCGGATCTTACCGAACCAGGTGAAATCGTTGGGAAGAATGACTTCGAGCTCGGATGGAAAGAAGTCGCGAAGCTCTACCGTGATGACGACGACGCAGTCATGACCACGGGCAGACCAAAACTTGACTTCGAAGAGCCGCAAATCACACCGATGGGAGATCAACTCTGGCTGAGGACGACGAAGGTTCCATTGCGGGATCGCGACGGCACTGTTATCGGTATCCTGGGAACATATGAGGACATTACTGAGCGCAAGCGCACCGAGGATGCGCTGCTCTATGAACGAAATCTTCTCCGGACATTGATCGACAACCTTCCGGATGTGATCTATGTGAAAGACAGCGCCTGCCGCAAAACGATCGCGAACCGGGCCGATATCCGGAACATGGGTCTGCAGGCGGAGGCCGAGGCGTTGGGGAAGGACGACTACGCCCTGTATTCGATGGAAGTTGCCGACAAGTTCTTCGCTGACGACCGGTCGGTTATCGAGCATGGGGAACCGGTTCTGAATCGGGAAGAGTATTTCATCGATCCCGCGGGGCAGAAACACTGGCTTTCTACATCGAAGCTCCCGTTACGGGATGCCCAAGGTCTTGTCGTTGGACTCATGGGTATCGGGCGTGACATCACCGAGCAAATACGTGCTGAAGAGGCTCTACGCAACGAGCGGAATCTCCTGCGGGCCGTGGTCGAAAACATGCCCGACCTCTTCTACTTCAAAGATCCGCTCGGGCGATATGTCCTCAACAATCGGGCACATCTGCGCTCAATGGGCGTGGAGCATCAGGAGGAGGTTCTCGGGAAGTTTTCCGCATCGTTCCATCCTCCTGAGCTCGCCAGACAATACCTGGAAGATGAGATGGAGATCGTGCGAACGGGGCAAGCGCTGTTGGAGAAGGAGGAACTTGCCGTGCACAAAGACACCGGGGAACAACGCTGGCACCTCACGAGTAAGATACCGCTCAAAGATAGTGAGGGTACCACCGTGGGAATTGTCGGTATCAGCCATGACATCACCGAACAGAAACTCGCCGCCGCCGAACGGGAGAAATTGATCAGGGAACTTCAGAGCGCGCTCGTAGACGTCAAAACCTTGAGCGGACTTGTGCCGATCTGCGCGAGCTGCAAGAAGATCCGCGACGACAAGGGATATTGGACTCAGATCGAAGCGTACATTCAAGAACGCACGCCAGCACATTTCAGTCATGGCATTTGCCCTGACTGCGTCAAGATCCTTTATCCGGAGTACAAACCGAGGGAAAAACACTGA
- a CDS encoding GxxExxY protein has translation MSTLLHSDITEKIIGASFDVHNSLGKGLAEKTYENALCVKLRKLGLKVEQQKCLPVIFEEQNIGEQIVDVVVENLVLVEIKAVRSLSKIHESQILGYLRNTKFELGLLVNFGDRVEFKRFIYSY, from the coding sequence ATGTCAACCCTGTTGCACAGCGACATCACGGAGAAGATCATAGGGGCTTCATTTGATGTTCACAATTCTCTGGGCAAGGGGCTAGCAGAAAAAACCTACGAAAACGCGCTCTGCGTCAAGCTTAGAAAGCTCGGTCTGAAAGTGGAGCAACAGAAATGTCTTCCGGTTATCTTTGAAGAGCAGAACATTGGCGAGCAAATCGTTGATGTGGTGGTCGAAAATCTCGTGCTGGTGGAAATCAAAGCAGTTCGATCATTGTCCAAAATTCATGAATCTCAAATCCTGGGATACCTCAGGAACACAAAGTTCGAGCTGGGACTCTTGGTCAACTTTGGAGACCGCGTCGAATTCAAGCGATTCATCTATTCATACTAG
- the efp gene encoding elongation factor P translates to MATTADFRVGMVIKFNGELHRIDEYIHRTPGNLRAFVQAKLRNLKSGRVTETRYRSGEEVEEVRLEQKDFTYLYHDGASYQFMDKESYEQMPVSDAVLGDGAKFLKEGETVKLMMVGLDIVACEIPFNVELKVVETVPGVRGDTASGATKPAKVESGAVVNVPLFINEGDVIRVDTRTGDYLERVKS, encoded by the coding sequence ATGGCCACAACTGCAGATTTTCGTGTTGGTATGGTAATCAAATTCAATGGCGAGCTTCATCGGATCGACGAATACATCCATCGCACACCTGGGAATCTTCGTGCTTTCGTCCAGGCAAAACTGCGCAACCTCAAGAGCGGCCGGGTCACTGAAACCAGGTACCGGTCCGGCGAGGAAGTGGAGGAGGTGCGTCTGGAGCAGAAAGATTTCACCTATCTCTACCACGATGGGGCAAGCTATCAGTTTATGGACAAGGAGTCCTACGAACAGATGCCGGTTTCAGACGCTGTGTTGGGTGATGGGGCCAAATTCCTCAAAGAAGGCGAAACTGTGAAGCTGATGATGGTAGGTCTGGACATCGTGGCCTGCGAAATCCCCTTCAACGTCGAGCTCAAAGTTGTCGAGACCGTTCCGGGTGTCCGGGGTGATACCGCCTCGGGTGCAACAAAGCCAGCGAAGGTCGAGTCAGGCGCCGTTGTCAACGTGCCGCTGTTCATCAACGAAGGTGATGTGATTCGTGTCGATACCCGGACGGGGGACTATCTGGAACGGGTAAAAAGCTAG
- a CDS encoding NUDIX hydrolase: protein MPLSKWRKLTQKELFKNPWWVYRQDTFRLPNGEVGEYFYVHTNGSSMIIPVQDDGKIVMLRQYRYLCDEESLEFPCGGVKAGSDYVSTAAAELEEEAGYKAAELINAGQFNPFNGITNEMCRVYVARGLTHVGTKPEVTEEFEHLPMTPAEIDERIRSGEIWDGMTIAAWFIGRAKIV, encoded by the coding sequence ATGCCCCTCTCCAAGTGGAGAAAACTGACCCAGAAAGAGCTTTTCAAGAATCCCTGGTGGGTGTACAGGCAGGACACGTTCCGGCTGCCGAACGGCGAGGTGGGAGAGTATTTCTACGTCCACACGAACGGCTCGAGCATGATTATTCCGGTACAGGACGACGGAAAGATCGTGATGCTGAGGCAGTACCGCTACTTGTGCGACGAGGAGAGTCTTGAGTTCCCCTGCGGTGGTGTCAAAGCCGGGAGCGATTATGTTTCGACTGCCGCAGCGGAGTTGGAAGAGGAAGCGGGGTATAAGGCGGCGGAGTTGATCAACGCCGGCCAGTTCAACCCGTTCAACGGAATCACGAACGAGATGTGTCGCGTCTATGTCGCGCGGGGCCTGACCCATGTCGGCACGAAACCGGAAGTGACTGAAGAATTTGAACACCTGCCGATGACACCGGCGGAAATCGATGAGCGCATCCGGTCCGGAGAAATCTGGGATGGCATGACCATCGCAGCCTGGTTCATCGGACGCGCAAAGATAGTGTAG